Proteins encoded by one window of Gordonia jinghuaiqii:
- a CDS encoding dihydrodipicolinate synthase family protein yields MSHTLPPTGIIGAALTPFTEDNDVDQARLDSLLDIMVGHCDAISLLGAEVSEYQILDETTRLATLRASIDTVGKRVPVLAGASHSDVAGVLRLAESAADAGADFIQVLMPRHPGGNPAGIGDLTAYFERIAASSPLPIIAYHNPSQGTDTDAPTMAELARIDGVVGFKESSRDLTKIGRLCAEIDSAGHARYYTTMQALQTTLLLGGSGAMMPPPGTAIGAQVVAAHREDDHTRAAQWQRHFRQFPGLWGKHGLTTTMKAAMAALGHDLGGPAAPFRPMPSADSEHLAQHLDSLDLDTLFPVSASAGTTSKGHGS; encoded by the coding sequence ATGTCGCACACGCTCCCACCCACCGGCATCATCGGCGCCGCCCTGACCCCGTTCACCGAGGACAACGACGTCGACCAGGCGCGGCTCGATTCGCTGCTCGACATCATGGTCGGGCACTGCGACGCGATCTCGCTCCTCGGCGCGGAGGTCTCCGAGTACCAGATCCTCGACGAAACCACCCGTCTCGCGACCCTGCGTGCCTCCATCGACACCGTCGGCAAGCGTGTCCCGGTGCTGGCTGGCGCCTCGCACTCCGACGTCGCAGGCGTATTGCGACTCGCGGAGTCCGCAGCCGACGCCGGCGCCGACTTCATCCAGGTCCTGATGCCGCGTCATCCCGGCGGCAACCCGGCGGGTATCGGCGACCTCACCGCCTACTTCGAGCGGATCGCGGCGTCGAGTCCGTTGCCGATCATCGCCTACCACAACCCATCTCAGGGAACCGACACCGATGCACCGACCATGGCCGAACTCGCCCGCATCGACGGCGTGGTCGGCTTCAAGGAAAGCTCACGCGACCTCACCAAGATCGGCCGGCTGTGCGCCGAGATCGACTCGGCCGGGCACGCCCGGTACTACACCACCATGCAGGCCCTGCAGACGACACTTCTGCTCGGCGGCTCGGGCGCGATGATGCCGCCACCGGGCACCGCAATCGGTGCGCAGGTCGTCGCTGCACATCGCGAGGACGACCACACCCGGGCCGCACAGTGGCAGCGCCACTTCCGTCAGTTCCCCGGCCTCTGGGGCAAACACGGCCTCACCACCACCATGAAGGCGGCGATGGCGGCCCTCGGCCACGATCTCGGCGGCCCCGCCGCACCCTTCCGCCCGATGCCCTCGGCCGACTCCGAACACCTTGCACAACATCTGGATTCACTCGATCTCGACACCCTGTTCCCGGTCTCCGCGTCCGCCGGAACCACCTCGAAAGGCCACGGCTCATGA
- a CDS encoding MFS transporter produces the protein MTQTVTPPEKETPEQRSGRRHAFAGAYLGWMFDGYETFATVLVASFIVSDLVGPDASAYYVGGILAITLLSWAIGGLVSGVLADRYGRRRVMIVSILWYSVCAGLTALAPAYGVLLLLRFLTGLGMGAEWGGGSSLVAETAPPKRRGLRIALLQSGFGVGFLIATGVWQLVNQGNPGDWRWMYALGVVPALLVLYIRRAASDSPLWVKADQQRRAVTAALASGALRTEQAVELIKPTISQVFSHPVYRRRVVMLSTGALASMIGWWAVSTWIPAQARSILVGTVDDVPSAVTLVVLTYNAAGVVGYLVNGWLADLVGRKPVIFTFFLASVAVTPCMFLLPDSKNSLVFWAAVNGFFTLGQMTWLALYPSELFPTNVRATGMTLVFNLARFPAAIGALISASLITAFGSISSAAVIIGCAGYGLGVLVTWFMGPETRGTTLPAPAQIDEKLDAAPEGATR, from the coding sequence ATGACACAGACAGTCACACCACCGGAGAAAGAGACCCCTGAACAGCGCAGCGGTCGACGCCACGCCTTCGCCGGCGCCTACCTGGGCTGGATGTTCGACGGCTATGAGACGTTCGCGACCGTCCTCGTCGCGTCGTTCATCGTCAGCGACCTCGTCGGTCCCGACGCCTCCGCGTACTACGTCGGCGGCATCCTCGCGATCACGCTGCTGTCCTGGGCGATCGGCGGCCTGGTATCGGGCGTTCTCGCCGACCGGTACGGGCGTCGCCGGGTCATGATCGTGTCGATCCTGTGGTACTCGGTGTGCGCCGGACTCACCGCCCTCGCGCCGGCCTACGGCGTGCTGCTCCTGCTGCGCTTCCTGACCGGACTCGGCATGGGTGCCGAATGGGGCGGCGGCAGTTCACTTGTCGCCGAGACCGCACCGCCCAAGCGTCGTGGCCTGCGGATCGCACTGCTGCAGAGCGGCTTCGGCGTCGGCTTCCTCATCGCCACCGGCGTCTGGCAGCTCGTCAATCAGGGCAACCCGGGTGACTGGCGCTGGATGTACGCACTCGGCGTCGTCCCCGCTCTGCTCGTCCTGTATATCCGCCGTGCCGCTTCCGACTCGCCGCTGTGGGTCAAGGCCGATCAGCAGCGCCGTGCCGTCACCGCCGCCCTGGCGTCAGGTGCACTGCGCACCGAGCAGGCCGTTGAATTGATCAAACCCACCATCAGCCAGGTCTTCTCGCACCCGGTCTACCGCCGCCGTGTCGTGATGCTGTCGACCGGGGCCCTCGCGTCGATGATCGGCTGGTGGGCCGTGTCCACCTGGATTCCGGCCCAGGCCCGCAGCATCCTCGTCGGCACGGTCGACGACGTGCCCAGCGCCGTCACCCTCGTGGTCCTCACCTACAACGCGGCCGGTGTGGTCGGCTACCTCGTCAACGGCTGGCTGGCGGATCTGGTCGGACGCAAGCCGGTGATCTTCACCTTCTTCCTCGCCTCGGTCGCCGTCACCCCCTGCATGTTCCTGCTGCCCGACAGCAAGAATTCGCTGGTCTTCTGGGCCGCGGTCAACGGTTTCTTCACCCTCGGCCAGATGACCTGGCTGGCGCTGTACCCGAGTGAGCTGTTCCCGACCAACGTCCGGGCCACCGGCATGACCCTCGTGTTCAACCTCGCCCGGTTCCCGGCCGCCATCGGCGCCCTCATCAGCGCTTCGCTGATCACCGCGTTCGGATCGATCTCGAGCGCCGCGGTCATCATCGGCTGCGCCGGTTACGGTCTCGGGGTCCTGGTCACCTGGTTCATGGGACCGGAGACCCGCGGCACCACCCTGCCCGCACCCGCCCAGATAGACGAGAAGCTCGACGCCGCCCCGGAAGGAGCCACCCGATGA
- a CDS encoding LLM class flavin-dependent oxidoreductase — MTSSTDAVGALHRPPSPLEDPTSPLSRIAQQPLMLGLFLPTQTGGFSQSTYPRDTRWDFKYNRDLTLAAESHGLDFVFGLQQWVKKGGFGGETNYRENFLDPFISTVALAPLTSRIVTISTVHVLYGSWHPLHLARFAATADHIADGRFGLNIVTGYDAREPLMFGMDRIEHDERYARADEFASIMEDLWAGEEDLTHHGRWYDLESAYVSPRPGFGRPIMVSASASAAGFEYAAKHSDIVFTSSRSGAPYADAMKSIPDITKEIDAAFDRTGHRHKTIVFPMVICKETREEAYAYRDAITGAADTASIVNYDARHRAGDAQGWPEHVPADRVLGGHVQIIGSPTDVADQLEGLHSAGVDGVQLGFYDYGPELEFFTEAVLPILRSRGLRVPDPVVGDAALHDSREAATVR, encoded by the coding sequence ATGACGAGTTCCACCGACGCGGTCGGGGCACTGCACCGGCCCCCGTCGCCACTGGAGGACCCCACGAGCCCGCTGTCGCGGATCGCGCAGCAGCCCCTCATGCTCGGTTTGTTCCTTCCCACGCAGACAGGCGGCTTCTCACAGTCGACGTATCCGCGCGACACCCGCTGGGACTTCAAGTACAACCGGGACCTCACCCTGGCGGCCGAATCACACGGACTCGACTTCGTCTTCGGACTCCAGCAGTGGGTGAAGAAGGGCGGATTCGGCGGTGAGACGAACTACCGGGAGAACTTCCTGGACCCGTTCATCTCCACGGTCGCACTCGCACCGCTGACCTCGCGGATCGTCACCATCTCGACGGTGCACGTACTCTACGGTTCCTGGCATCCGCTGCACCTCGCCCGCTTCGCCGCGACCGCCGATCACATCGCCGACGGCCGCTTCGGTCTGAACATCGTGACCGGTTACGACGCCCGCGAGCCGCTCATGTTCGGCATGGATCGCATCGAGCACGACGAACGATACGCGCGCGCAGACGAATTCGCCTCGATCATGGAAGACCTGTGGGCGGGCGAGGAAGACCTCACCCATCACGGCAGGTGGTACGACCTCGAGTCGGCGTACGTGTCTCCGCGTCCGGGGTTCGGCCGCCCGATCATGGTGTCGGCCAGCGCATCTGCGGCGGGATTCGAGTACGCCGCCAAGCACTCCGACATCGTCTTCACCTCGAGTCGCTCGGGCGCTCCGTACGCGGACGCGATGAAGTCGATCCCCGACATCACCAAGGAGATCGACGCCGCCTTCGATCGGACCGGCCACCGTCACAAGACGATCGTGTTCCCGATGGTCATCTGCAAGGAGACCCGCGAGGAGGCCTATGCCTATCGCGATGCCATCACCGGCGCCGCCGACACCGCATCGATCGTGAACTACGACGCCCGCCATCGTGCCGGCGACGCCCAGGGCTGGCCCGAACACGTTCCGGCGGACCGGGTTCTGGGTGGACACGTCCAGATCATCGGCAGTCCCACCGACGTGGCGGACCAGCTCGAGGGCCTCCACTCAGCCGGTGTCGACGGCGTTCAGCTCGGGTTCTACGACTACGGTCCTGAGCTCGAATTCTTCACCGAGGCCGTGCTCCCCATACTCCGGTCGCGCGGGCTCCGCGTGCCCGACCCCGTGGTCGGCGATGCGGCACTGCACGACTCGAGAGAAGCGGCGACCGTCCGATGA
- a CDS encoding enoyl-CoA hydratase/isomerase family protein: MTVDASTETDRPPLVRADHDGPVTTVTLANPDLANALTYGAMKQFIDALRSAHTQGSLLLVVRAEGDDFCIGRDQKEKVPGVTKAQSLGLILEANTALRDFPGVSVCVIRGRAFGFGSGVAVQSDLTIAADTATLGFDEVRHGLAPLVVAEYLPELIGPRAASDLVYTGREVSAREALSIGLVSRVVAEAELDAEAQRLVDGLVNTEPGALRLLKSYSTRLRAGAITNPRSSAVAELDAWLTAGRPEYPSPPSG; the protein is encoded by the coding sequence ATGACCGTCGACGCATCCACCGAGACCGACCGGCCTCCGCTGGTCCGGGCCGACCACGACGGACCGGTCACGACCGTGACACTCGCGAACCCGGACCTGGCCAACGCGCTGACCTACGGCGCCATGAAGCAGTTCATCGACGCACTGCGCTCGGCGCACACGCAGGGTTCGTTGCTGCTGGTGGTCCGGGCCGAGGGTGACGACTTCTGCATCGGCCGGGACCAGAAGGAGAAGGTTCCCGGCGTCACCAAGGCGCAGTCGCTGGGACTCATTCTCGAGGCCAACACGGCGCTCCGGGACTTCCCCGGTGTCAGCGTCTGCGTGATCCGCGGTCGGGCGTTCGGCTTCGGTAGCGGCGTGGCAGTTCAGTCCGACCTCACCATCGCCGCCGACACCGCGACACTCGGCTTCGACGAGGTGCGCCACGGTCTCGCTCCGCTGGTCGTCGCGGAGTACCTGCCCGAGCTCATCGGTCCCAGGGCCGCGAGCGACCTGGTCTACACCGGCCGCGAGGTGTCCGCCCGCGAGGCGTTGTCGATCGGCCTCGTGAGCCGTGTCGTCGCCGAGGCGGAGCTCGACGCCGAGGCGCAGCGGCTCGTCGACGGTCTCGTGAACACCGAACCGGGCGCGCTGCGATTGCTGAAGAGCTACTCGACACGATTGCGCGCGGGGGCGATCACCAATCCGCGGAGCTCCGCCGTCGCCGAGCTCGATGCGTGGCTGACGGCCGGGCGCCCCGAGTACCCGTCGCCGCCCTCGGGGTAG
- a CDS encoding phosphatase PAP2 family protein, translated as MLGTVTAVAATVALVAPAQAAPAKPTPAPFPVTDLARLYASDISSHPGGVYLQPIDSFTALRRDHPEVMARNLETAVAVNQAAADKPALQRRALADAHDDPLWTMSDAFGEQLGRHFRAALTAGRLPKTTALFSDYLARAGGLANATFVEKYVFGYDRPFIVAPERIRKYMRAGASEYDALGSSPSFPSGHTSLFFWRGTLLASMLPELGPQFLTRASEGGYHRIVLGVHYPLDVIGGAIVGQAAAADRRNDPAFRRLLDEASTEIRRELEWRCSAALSTCIGKDTPYASDADAQRIYEQRLTYGFGRVSSAAHPMAVPQQAIDLIATAFPRLTVEQRRQVLEQTAHAAGYPLDDQRPGRSSWQRLDLVRAYNAEVTVNRDGNVTVG; from the coding sequence CTGCTCGGCACCGTGACTGCGGTCGCCGCCACCGTCGCGCTGGTGGCTCCCGCGCAGGCCGCACCCGCCAAGCCGACACCCGCGCCGTTCCCGGTCACCGACCTCGCCCGCCTCTACGCTTCCGACATCTCGTCGCATCCCGGCGGTGTCTACCTGCAGCCGATCGACTCGTTCACCGCGCTGCGTCGCGACCACCCCGAGGTGATGGCGCGCAACCTCGAGACCGCTGTCGCCGTCAACCAGGCAGCTGCCGACAAACCGGCCCTGCAGCGCCGCGCACTCGCCGATGCTCACGACGATCCGCTGTGGACGATGTCCGACGCGTTCGGCGAGCAGCTGGGCCGACACTTCCGCGCCGCGCTCACCGCCGGCCGGCTGCCCAAGACCACCGCCCTGTTCAGCGACTATCTGGCCCGGGCGGGCGGCCTGGCCAACGCGACCTTCGTCGAGAAGTACGTCTTCGGCTACGACCGCCCCTTCATCGTCGCACCCGAACGTATCCGGAAGTACATGCGCGCCGGGGCCAGCGAGTACGACGCGCTCGGCAGCAGCCCCTCCTTCCCGTCCGGCCACACGAGCCTGTTCTTCTGGCGCGGCACCCTTCTCGCCTCGATGCTGCCCGAGCTCGGACCGCAGTTCCTCACCCGCGCCTCCGAGGGCGGATATCACCGCATCGTTCTGGGCGTGCACTATCCGCTCGATGTGATCGGCGGGGCGATCGTCGGCCAGGCCGCGGCCGCCGATCGACGGAACGATCCGGCCTTCCGCCGGCTGTTGGACGAAGCGTCCACCGAGATCCGTCGTGAGCTCGAATGGCGTTGCAGTGCAGCGTTGTCCACGTGCATCGGCAAGGACACGCCCTATGCGTCCGACGCCGACGCCCAGCGCATCTACGAGCAACGGCTCACCTACGGCTTCGGCCGGGTCTCGTCGGCGGCACATCCCATGGCCGTGCCGCAACAGGCCATCGATCTGATCGCGACGGCGTTCCCGCGGCTCACCGTCGAGCAGCGGCGACAGGTGCTCGAACAGACCGCTCACGCGGCCGGATACCCGCTCGACGACCAGCGCCCGGGGCGCTCGTCGTGGCAGCGCCTGGATCTCGTGCGTGCCTACAACGCCGAGGTGACGGTGAATCGGGACGGCAACGTCACAGTAGGCTGA
- a CDS encoding ABC transporter substrate-binding protein has translation MRWSNSRRRAGRLAAVAVAAACIFSVVSCSSDDGGSSDGSAADASGSKASGEAIKVGLFNPSKGPATQAGVTTGKQAAVDYINNQIGGIGGRPIEIVDCGIDQTAPESTVSCANQFVEAGVIAAIDGFNAESASAVPILTSAGIPLVGQIPFNTSTGASSENRVYFGPPPAAFLVGFMQQLKATGKASLTLANADLPQAHQVFDGLMKPLGAQLGIEVKSVYYPPAGPNFTSLATTLAEGSPAAAGLMTAANDNICTKLAQSLRSVKYEGTMFMAACTDFIDTLGAQAVGAQTYSPIWQPPAIDSAPEPAKANLELAQKFVEEQGGTGGFYAYGTFATLADFAITVGNANLTDYTGASVLGALKAVTDYQSFLGPKLNCGKPTTPNCTTEMLLFDVIAEKKTEPATGGFITPLPAALQRIPGAY, from the coding sequence ATGCGTTGGTCGAATTCTCGCAGGAGAGCCGGACGGTTGGCGGCGGTCGCCGTCGCCGCGGCATGCATCTTCTCGGTCGTGTCGTGTAGCAGCGACGACGGCGGATCGTCGGACGGCTCCGCCGCCGATGCCAGCGGCTCCAAGGCCTCCGGCGAAGCGATCAAGGTGGGGTTGTTCAACCCCAGCAAGGGACCCGCGACCCAAGCCGGTGTGACCACCGGCAAGCAGGCCGCCGTGGACTACATCAACAACCAGATCGGCGGCATCGGCGGCCGGCCCATCGAGATCGTCGACTGCGGGATCGATCAGACCGCCCCTGAGTCGACGGTGTCGTGCGCCAACCAGTTCGTCGAGGCAGGCGTGATCGCCGCCATCGACGGATTCAACGCCGAATCCGCCTCAGCGGTGCCGATTCTCACCTCCGCGGGTATCCCGTTGGTCGGCCAGATCCCGTTCAACACCTCGACCGGCGCATCGTCGGAGAACCGCGTGTACTTCGGTCCGCCGCCCGCCGCCTTCCTCGTCGGATTCATGCAGCAACTCAAGGCAACGGGCAAGGCCTCACTCACGCTGGCCAACGCCGATCTGCCACAGGCACATCAGGTGTTCGACGGCCTGATGAAACCGCTCGGCGCACAGCTCGGCATCGAGGTGAAGTCCGTCTACTACCCGCCGGCCGGCCCGAACTTCACCTCGCTGGCGACCACGCTCGCCGAGGGTAGTCCCGCGGCGGCCGGACTGATGACCGCAGCCAACGACAACATCTGCACCAAGCTGGCGCAATCGCTGCGCTCGGTCAAGTACGAAGGCACCATGTTCATGGCCGCCTGTACCGACTTCATCGACACCCTGGGCGCCCAGGCCGTTGGCGCACAGACCTATTCGCCGATCTGGCAGCCGCCGGCCATCGACTCCGCACCGGAGCCGGCCAAGGCGAATCTCGAGCTCGCCCAGAAGTTCGTCGAAGAGCAGGGCGGCACCGGCGGCTTCTACGCCTACGGCACCTTCGCCACCCTCGCCGACTTCGCGATCACCGTCGGCAATGCGAACCTGACCGATTACACCGGGGCGAGCGTGCTCGGTGCGCTGAAGGCCGTCACGGACTACCAGTCCTTCCTCGGCCCGAAGCTCAACTGCGGCAAGCCCACGACCCCGAACTGCACCACCGAGATGCTGCTGTTCGACGTCATCGCCGAGAAGAAGACCGAACCCGCCACCGGCGGCTTCATCACCCCGCTCCCGGCTGCGCTGCAGCGCATTCCGGGCGCCTACTGA
- a CDS encoding ABC transporter permease, with amino-acid sequence MGQFLQFVFLGLSTGAIYSVLASSLVGIYAATGIINFAQGAIGLYSVYLVAALRTEGSLVLPIGTIALGSEDNPTSMELAIVLGVLSAVVWALLAHLLVFRPLRHAPVLAQVVASVGLMLFIQALVHLRFDTQNLFAESILPESTVDIAGAVVNVSDLILACVAIAISLTLWAYFRLTTLGVATRAGSEDELAARLSGYSPDRLAGIVWALTGAATGLIVILASFTIGLTETSYTFFVIPALAVALVGRLTSFGIACAAGLVLGAFQSVITWLTTKDWWPEWAQAGLGDALPFVIVVIALFLLGGRIPSRGSIGEVKMPAVRIPRIRLVPTLAVVGVVVVAILLTSGSWRFGVVTSVILSLIALSLVLLTGYLGQISLASMAFAGAAGFALSKLTADWDVPFPFSMLFAALIATALGVLVGVPALRIRGAQLAVVTLAAALAIQSFVFNNPAITSYEGNLIADPTIFGLDLGVRDGTNLVTVRFSLMVLIVVAIATLVVLRFMGGSTGRAFLAVRSNERAAASVGINVAATKLLGFALSAFLAGIGGCLIGYSRGQLSAGSFTVMIGLTLLAMTYVGGITSFAGAVIAGIIGPLGVGYVFLNQTLSLGEYYELFAAGSLLLMAVLNPVGVAGAMSELGERIRGHRHRRAPHPEAPGAAHNAQADTHV; translated from the coding sequence ATGGGTCAGTTCCTCCAGTTCGTCTTCCTCGGACTCTCTACCGGCGCCATCTACTCGGTGCTCGCCTCATCCCTGGTGGGTATCTACGCCGCCACCGGGATCATCAACTTCGCGCAGGGCGCCATCGGTCTCTACTCGGTGTATCTCGTTGCCGCACTTCGCACAGAAGGCAGTCTCGTCCTCCCGATCGGCACCATCGCCCTCGGCAGCGAGGACAACCCCACCTCGATGGAACTCGCGATCGTGCTCGGCGTGCTCAGCGCAGTGGTGTGGGCACTGCTCGCGCACCTCCTCGTGTTCCGACCGCTGCGTCACGCGCCTGTCCTGGCACAGGTGGTCGCGTCCGTCGGCCTCATGCTGTTCATCCAGGCGCTCGTGCACCTGCGCTTCGACACCCAGAACCTCTTCGCCGAGTCGATCCTGCCCGAGAGCACCGTGGACATCGCCGGTGCGGTCGTCAACGTCTCCGACCTGATCCTGGCCTGCGTCGCCATCGCGATCTCGCTGACGCTCTGGGCCTACTTCCGGCTGACCACCCTGGGAGTGGCCACCCGGGCCGGCTCCGAGGACGAGCTCGCCGCGCGATTGTCGGGCTATTCCCCCGATCGCCTCGCCGGGATCGTGTGGGCACTCACCGGCGCCGCGACCGGGCTCATCGTGATCCTCGCGTCGTTCACCATCGGCCTCACCGAGACCAGCTACACGTTCTTCGTCATCCCGGCCCTCGCCGTGGCTCTCGTGGGGCGGCTGACCTCATTCGGGATCGCCTGTGCCGCAGGCCTTGTCCTGGGCGCCTTCCAATCGGTCATCACGTGGCTCACCACCAAGGACTGGTGGCCGGAATGGGCACAGGCCGGGCTCGGCGACGCGCTGCCGTTCGTGATCGTCGTCATCGCGCTGTTCCTCCTCGGCGGCCGAATCCCCTCCCGCGGCTCGATCGGCGAGGTGAAGATGCCTGCGGTCCGCATCCCCCGCATCCGCCTCGTCCCGACCCTCGCGGTGGTCGGCGTGGTCGTCGTGGCGATCCTCCTCACTTCCGGTTCCTGGCGGTTCGGCGTGGTGACGTCGGTGATCCTGTCACTCATCGCCTTGTCCCTGGTCCTGCTGACCGGCTACCTCGGCCAGATCTCCCTGGCCAGCATGGCCTTCGCCGGCGCCGCCGGATTCGCCCTGTCCAAGTTGACCGCCGACTGGGACGTGCCGTTCCCGTTCAGCATGCTCTTCGCGGCCCTCATCGCGACCGCCCTCGGTGTGCTCGTCGGCGTCCCGGCGCTCCGCATCCGCGGTGCACAGCTGGCCGTCGTGACCCTGGCTGCGGCCCTGGCCATCCAGAGCTTCGTCTTCAACAATCCCGCCATCACCTCCTACGAGGGCAACCTCATCGCCGACCCGACGATCTTCGGGCTCGACCTCGGCGTGCGCGACGGCACCAACCTCGTCACCGTCCGGTTCTCGCTGATGGTGCTCATCGTCGTCGCCATCGCCACGCTCGTGGTGCTGCGATTCATGGGCGGCTCCACCGGCCGCGCATTCCTCGCGGTGCGCTCCAACGAACGAGCGGCCGCATCCGTCGGGATCAACGTCGCGGCAACCAAACTCCTCGGTTTCGCGTTGTCGGCCTTCCTCGCCGGGATCGGCGGTTGCCTCATCGGCTACAGCCGCGGACAGCTCTCCGCCGGCTCGTTCACCGTGATGATCGGACTCACCCTGCTCGCGATGACCTACGTCGGCGGCATCACCTCGTTCGCCGGTGCGGTCATCGCCGGAATCATCGGCCCGCTCGGCGTCGGATATGTGTTCCTCAACCAGACACTCAGTCTCGGTGAGTATTACGAGCTGTTCGCCGCCGGCAGCCTGCTGCTGATGGCGGTGTTGAACCCGGTCGGCGTCGCCGGTGCGATGTCCGAGCTGGGCGAACGGATACGCGGCCACCGACACCGACGCGCCCCTCATCCGGAGGCGCCCGGCGCGGCGCACAACGCACAGGCGGATACCCATGTCTGA
- a CDS encoding ABC transporter ATP-binding protein yields the protein MSETSVVTQTPETTTLLETGGLSVRYGGVSANSDVDLTVCAGEIVGLIGPNGAGKTTFVDAVTGFTRSTGTVSLRGARLEKATPHRRRRAGMARTWQAGELFTDLTVAQNLAVAVQPVGLRAMLADVVNGSRPPADVIDKALGLVGLGDAADALPGELTLGQQKLVGVARALVGGTQLVLLDEPAAGLDTHESRDFGAELRRIAATGIGILLIDHDMSLVLDVCDRIYVLDFGRVIASGSPAAIQDDPAVVSAYLGSPEVDPSAAAGAGDPPRPTPETHAPATDSPAPVPPKENS from the coding sequence ATGTCTGAAACATCGGTTGTGACACAGACTCCCGAGACCACGACGCTGCTCGAGACCGGCGGACTGTCGGTTCGATACGGCGGTGTGAGCGCCAACTCCGACGTCGATCTCACCGTCTGCGCCGGCGAGATCGTCGGCCTCATCGGCCCCAACGGCGCGGGCAAGACCACCTTCGTCGACGCCGTCACCGGATTCACCAGATCCACCGGGACCGTGTCGCTGCGCGGTGCGCGACTGGAGAAGGCCACGCCGCACCGCCGGCGCCGCGCGGGCATGGCCCGCACCTGGCAGGCGGGCGAGTTGTTCACCGACCTGACCGTCGCGCAGAACCTCGCCGTCGCCGTGCAACCGGTGGGCCTGCGCGCCATGCTCGCCGACGTCGTCAACGGCTCGCGCCCACCCGCCGACGTCATCGACAAGGCGCTGGGCCTCGTCGGGCTGGGTGACGCCGCCGATGCCCTGCCCGGCGAACTCACTCTGGGACAACAGAAACTGGTCGGCGTCGCGCGCGCCCTCGTCGGCGGGACCCAGCTGGTCCTGCTCGACGAACCGGCCGCGGGCCTCGACACCCATGAGAGCCGCGACTTCGGCGCCGAACTGCGGCGGATTGCCGCGACTGGTATCGGGATCCTGCTCATCGATCACGACATGTCCCTGGTCCTCGACGTCTGCGACCGGATCTACGTCCTCGACTTCGGGCGTGTCATCGCCAGCGGGTCACCCGCCGCGATCCAGGACGATCCCGCGGTGGTGTCGGCTTACCTGGGCAGCCCCGAGGTGGACCCCTCGGCGGCCGCCGGCGCCGGCGACCCGCCCCGACCCACACCCGAAACACACGCCCCCGCAACCGACTCGCCCGCGCCGGTCCCGCCGAAGGAGAACTCATGA